A portion of the Ornithorhynchus anatinus isolate Pmale09 unplaced genomic scaffold, mOrnAna1.pri.v4 scaffold_344_arrow_ctg1, whole genome shotgun sequence genome contains these proteins:
- the ORNANAV1R3144 gene encoding vomeronasal 1 receptor ornAnaV1R3144, producing MVSRDLIQGICFLSQTAVGLVGNSFLLTVHVFLLPQLHQPKPTDLIVSHLALVHTVMLLTRVVTVTVSALSLRQLQTDVGCKMFAFVYRATRGVSMGTTSLLSATQAITIGPSHPSWTRLKAQMSKRIFPACVSIWFINMLVEANLLVKMVLSPNLTSRGNSFHDNYCVVSRISTYLSALLQGPLLTLMTVRDILSLGLMGGSSGYMVLLLLRHSQRVHRLHGHHPTSRTSPETQATQTILLLVSCFMVFCSGDFVLSLFLGTMLRNDPFLLVISQFVVSGYPTISPFVLLNSHRQVTKLLGSFLGKKDPIP from the coding sequence ATGGTCTCCAGAGACCTCATCCAGGgcatctgcttcctctcccagacAGCAGTGGGACTCGttgggaactccttcctcctcacgGTCCATGTCTTCCTGCTCCCCCAGCTCCATCAGCCCAAGCCCACAGACCTAATCGTCTCCCACTTGGCCTTGGTCCACACTGTGATGCTCCTCACCAGGGTCGTCACGGTGACGGTATCAGCCCTCAGTCTGCGGCAGCTCCAGACCGACGTCGGGTGTAAGATGTTCGCCTTTGTCTACCGCGCTACGCGTGGTGTCTCCATGGGCACCACCAGTCTTCTGAGTGCGACCCAAGCCATTACCATTGGTCCCAGCCACCCATCCTGGACCCGGCTCAAAGCCCAGATGTCCAAGCGCATCTTCCCTGCCTGTGTCTCCATCTGGTTCATCAACATGCTGGTGGAAGCCAACCTCCTCGTGAAGATGGTTTTGTCCCCCAACCTGACCAGCAGAGGGAACAGTTTCCATGACAACTATTGTGTGGTGTCCAGGATCAGCACATACCTCAGCGCTCTGCTCCAGGGGCCCCTCCTGACCCTTATGACGGTCCGCgacatcctctccctggggctcatggGAGgttccagtggctacatggtcctcctcctcctccgacatAGCCAGAGGGTCCACCGTCTCCATGGCCACCACCCGACATCCAGGACCTCGCCGGAGACCCAGGCCACCCAAACCATCCTGCTCCTGGTGAGCTGTTTCATGGTCTTTTGTTCTGGAGACtttgtcctttccctcttccttgggACGATGCTGAGAAATGATCCCTTCCTCTTGGTCATTTCACAGTTCGTGGTCAGTGgttaccccaccatcagccccttcGTGCTGCTCAACAGTCACCGCCAGGTCACCAAACTCCTGGGTTCCTTTTTAGGGAAAAAAGACCCCATCCCTTAA